In the Arthrobacter sp. 31Y genome, one interval contains:
- a CDS encoding iron ABC transporter ATP-binding protein, whose translation MITVRNVTKRYAGTTVLDDVSCEIPRGGITSIIGPNGAGKSTLLSLISRLQPMDAGGVSVAGLDVTATPSRELAKTMAILRQENHLTMRLTVRDLVAFGRFPHSGGRPTVEDLEHVDEAIRQLDLTSMADKFVDELSGGQRQRAYIAMVLAQDTEYLLLDEPLNNLDMKHSVEMMRLLRRLADELGKTIVLVVHDINFASCYSDTILAMKNGRLIHQGTPSDIMRAGMLYDVYDIDIRIEEIDGNRIGVYFA comes from the coding sequence ATGATTACCGTCCGCAACGTGACAAAGCGCTACGCTGGCACCACCGTGCTGGACGACGTCAGCTGCGAGATCCCCCGCGGCGGCATCACGTCCATCATCGGGCCCAACGGCGCCGGCAAGTCCACACTGCTCTCCCTGATCAGCCGCCTGCAGCCCATGGACGCAGGGGGAGTATCCGTGGCTGGCTTGGATGTCACAGCGACGCCCAGCAGGGAATTGGCCAAAACCATGGCCATCCTTCGGCAGGAAAACCACCTGACAATGCGGTTGACCGTTCGCGACCTTGTGGCGTTTGGGCGCTTCCCGCATAGCGGTGGCCGGCCGACAGTTGAGGATCTCGAGCACGTTGACGAAGCCATCCGGCAGTTGGACCTCACGTCCATGGCGGACAAGTTCGTGGACGAGCTCTCCGGTGGCCAGCGTCAGCGTGCCTACATTGCCATGGTCCTGGCGCAGGACACGGAGTACCTTTTACTCGACGAGCCCCTGAACAACCTGGACATGAAGCACTCCGTGGAAATGATGCGACTGTTGCGGCGCTTGGCTGACGAGCTCGGGAAGACCATTGTTCTGGTGGTCCACGACATCAACTTCGCATCCTGTTATTCGGACACCATCCTGGCCATGAAAAACGGCCGCCTCATCCATCAGGGCACGCCCTCGGACATCATGCGTGCGGGCATGCTGTACGACGTCTACGACATCGATATCCGCATTGAGGAAATCGACGGCAATCGCATTGGTGTTTACTTCGCCTGA